A genomic segment from Actinoplanes sichuanensis encodes:
- a CDS encoding helix-turn-helix domain-containing protein, producing the protein MADVTYQPRPLLRTLLGEVLRRRRLEQQRTLAEVARDACVSVQYLSEVERGRKEASSEIVAAVCDSLGIGLADLLAEVGRDLTVHRAPVLRLETARLRRTAEAPRGYRPGDVVLLAA; encoded by the coding sequence ATGGCAGACGTGACGTACCAACCCCGGCCCCTGTTGCGCACCCTGCTCGGTGAGGTGCTGCGGCGTCGCCGGCTGGAGCAGCAGCGGACCCTCGCCGAGGTAGCCCGGGACGCGTGCGTCTCGGTGCAGTACCTGTCCGAGGTGGAGCGCGGCCGCAAGGAGGCGAGCTCGGAGATCGTGGCCGCCGTCTGCGATTCGCTGGGCATCGGGCTGGCCGACCTGCTGGCCGAGGTGGGGCGCGACCTCACCGTGCATCGCGCCCCGGTCCTGCGGCTGGAGACGGCCCGGCTGCGCCGGACGGCAGAGGCGCCGCGCGGCTACCGGCCCGGTGACGTGGTCCTGCTGGCCGCCTGA
- a CDS encoding ATP-binding protein has protein sequence MSPLRMLALPAHTRTEVIWRLESDKGLRSIREDLLHHLASTRGEDPAAITTAQTIGLVMTELAGNALRHGKPPVLVRLLSDDDCHLLLDVSDRAIDRIPRQPGPQQSLSAGGRGLRIALSVAQAVCWYVDGDVKHVWATFPRQGGR, from the coding sequence ATGAGCCCGTTACGGATGCTTGCGCTGCCGGCGCACACCCGGACCGAGGTCATCTGGCGACTCGAGAGTGACAAGGGTCTGCGTTCGATCCGCGAGGATCTGCTCCACCATCTGGCCTCGACCCGCGGAGAGGATCCGGCGGCGATCACCACGGCGCAGACCATCGGTCTGGTCATGACCGAATTGGCGGGCAACGCACTGCGACACGGAAAACCTCCCGTTCTGGTACGGCTACTCAGCGACGACGACTGCCACCTCCTCCTCGACGTCAGCGACCGTGCCATCGACCGCATCCCGCGACAGCCCGGACCGCAGCAGAGTCTCAGTGCCGGTGGTCGCGGTCTGCGCATCGCCCTCTCGGTTGCTCAGGCGGTCTGCTGGTACGTCGACGGGGACGTCAAACACGTCTGGGCGACCTTTCCCCGCCAGGGCGGGCGTTGA
- a CDS encoding STAS domain-containing protein codes for MTSPAYTITHERTPTGALRVILTGDFDMSIGDALSTSLLEAAHRPEITHIVVDLEHTRFIDSHIVASLVTGYRAALTAKRGFTVVNGHGTVQQVLDVTGLSEVLCT; via the coding sequence GTGACCTCCCCCGCGTACACCATCACCCACGAGCGGACACCCACCGGCGCCCTGCGGGTGATATTGACCGGCGACTTCGACATGAGCATCGGCGACGCTCTCTCCACCAGCCTCCTGGAGGCCGCCCACCGACCGGAGATCACCCACATCGTCGTCGATCTGGAGCACACCCGGTTCATCGACTCGCACATCGTCGCGAGCCTCGTCACCGGCTATCGGGCGGCCCTCACGGCGAAGCGCGGCTTCACGGTCGTCAACGGCCACGGCACCGTCCAGCAGGTCCTGGACGTCACCGGTCTGTCCGAGGTCCTGTGCACCTGA
- a CDS encoding MerR family transcriptional regulator — protein sequence MAQSDDMLNDDDYPAYTMGRAAEIVGASQDFLRRLDEEKLIIPFRSGGGHRRYSRYQLRLAARAREMVDQGTALEAACRIIVLEDQLEEALRLNRDHECRQPTDAT from the coding sequence ATGGCCCAATCCGACGATATGCTCAACGACGACGACTACCCCGCCTACACCATGGGCCGCGCCGCCGAGATCGTCGGCGCCTCGCAGGACTTCCTACGCCGGCTCGACGAGGAAAAACTGATCATCCCGTTCCGGTCCGGCGGCGGACACCGCCGCTACTCCCGCTACCAGTTACGGCTGGCCGCGCGGGCCCGGGAGATGGTCGACCAGGGCACCGCCCTGGAGGCCGCCTGCCGGATCATCGTCCTCGAAGACCAGCTCGAAGAAGCCCTTCGTCTCAACCGCGACCACGAGTGCCGGCAGCCGACCGACGCCACCTGA
- a CDS encoding response regulator, translating into MALLVVAEDDRDIRDVLLRLLRRDGHTVVETDNGADALQEVLARPGVEAVVTDIDMPVMSGLELCRCIRADRDRACLPVILVSGSLMPGDRRPQEVAATALLPKPFRPAELLGCLSQALANGHEPGRQPCDCGRRPA; encoded by the coding sequence GTGGCACTGCTTGTCGTGGCTGAGGATGATCGTGACATCCGCGATGTGCTTCTGCGCCTCCTCCGGCGCGACGGCCACACCGTGGTGGAGACGGACAACGGCGCGGATGCGTTGCAGGAGGTTCTGGCCCGCCCCGGTGTGGAGGCCGTGGTGACCGACATCGACATGCCGGTGATGTCCGGCCTTGAGTTGTGCCGATGCATCCGAGCGGACAGGGACCGTGCCTGCCTGCCGGTGATCCTGGTCAGCGGCAGTCTGATGCCCGGCGACCGGCGGCCGCAGGAGGTGGCGGCCACGGCGCTGCTGCCGAAGCCGTTCCGGCCGGCGGAACTGCTGGGCTGCCTGAGCCAGGCCCTGGCGAACGGACATGAGCCGGGACGGCAACCGTGCGACTGCGGCCGCCGTCCTGCCTGA
- a CDS encoding diguanylate cyclase domain-containing protein, with protein MPGYERRGPRVLPALPHPQRPDLYNYTLIFITLLGVARTWRTASSLHRRQLATVMGAALFPVLGNAVTLIQFASGGGGDFAVLGFVVTGVVTSWAVFRQGLLKLVPVARGLIFERVSDAIVVIDVEGRVLDLDPAAADLVRLMQPDLPRNLIELPSHRLLRSGELEDREYTVDIGARTIDLDARSSDLTDNRGRYIGRVVVARDVTELNDQKRALRTALAERDALDAALRHQAFHDSLTGLANRALFTERIVDEYAEARERGRSVAVMLIDLDDFKPVNDTFGHHVGDLLLKEVAVRLTADVRDVDTVARLGGDEFAVLFSWPLTEPMETLARRMIDVLHAPCVLAGHEVRVRAGIGVAVDADALHDPDQLLRQADAAMYEAKANGKGSFAYAR; from the coding sequence ATTCCCGGGTACGAGCGCCGCGGCCCTCGGGTTCTGCCGGCTCTGCCGCACCCTCAGCGACCGGACCTGTACAACTACACCCTGATCTTCATCACCCTGCTGGGTGTTGCGAGAACCTGGCGTACGGCGTCGTCGCTGCACCGGCGTCAGCTCGCCACGGTGATGGGGGCCGCGCTGTTCCCGGTGCTCGGGAACGCGGTCACGCTCATCCAGTTCGCCTCCGGTGGCGGGGGAGACTTCGCCGTCCTCGGGTTCGTCGTCACCGGCGTCGTCACCAGCTGGGCGGTTTTCCGGCAGGGACTGCTGAAACTCGTACCCGTCGCCCGCGGTTTGATCTTTGAACGGGTGAGTGACGCGATTGTCGTCATCGATGTCGAAGGCCGGGTCCTGGACCTCGATCCGGCGGCCGCCGACCTCGTACGGCTCATGCAACCCGATCTTCCGCGAAACCTGATCGAACTGCCGTCGCATCGGCTCCTGCGAAGCGGTGAACTGGAAGACCGTGAGTACACGGTCGACATCGGCGCCCGCACCATCGACCTCGATGCGCGATCCAGCGATCTGACCGACAACCGCGGCCGGTACATCGGCCGCGTCGTGGTGGCCCGCGACGTGACCGAACTGAACGACCAGAAACGTGCGCTCCGTACCGCTCTCGCCGAGCGGGATGCGTTGGACGCCGCGCTGCGTCATCAGGCGTTCCACGACAGTCTGACCGGGCTGGCGAACCGCGCCCTGTTCACCGAACGGATCGTCGACGAATACGCCGAGGCCCGCGAGCGCGGGCGTTCGGTTGCCGTCATGCTCATCGACCTCGACGACTTCAAGCCGGTCAACGACACCTTCGGTCATCACGTCGGTGATCTCCTTCTGAAAGAGGTCGCCGTTCGCTTGACGGCCGATGTCCGGGACGTCGACACCGTCGCCAGGCTGGGCGGCGACGAGTTCGCGGTCCTGTTCTCCTGGCCCCTGACCGAGCCGATGGAGACTCTGGCCCGGCGCATGATCGACGTTCTGCACGCGCCGTGCGTCCTCGCGGGCCACGAAGTGCGTGTCCGAGCCGGCATCGGCGTCGCAGTCGATGCCGATGCGCTCCATGATCCGGACCAGCTGCTGCGGCAGGCCGACGCCGCGATGTACGAGGCCAAGGCAAACGGCAAGGGATCATTCGCGTACGCGCGATAG
- a CDS encoding tetratricopeptide repeat-containing diguanylate cyclase has translation MLTEAEPTERDENRLSAAIESIEEQPRLDHDPAVMILRVRDLQADARRLGRPDLHHRAQLIMADMRGRQGDLAAAGRIVHDVHAWAVERRHAHLLALSHWHLASLFAQLGDATSQLQHAVGAMESVNAMPAPSVMLRLRCTMALADAYGDSGDFASARERYAESERLAVEVDDIRAHTTILNNLAYTEHQAGDLTAATRAADRMLTLAHRHEVRLDDSTLDTVAKVWLAAGRHTEAIDLIRHTRIDRTGPDEDANSVASCLVTLAEAYRLVGELDQAHMALQRCRVLCTERGLAGVELEVLREYAQLLATQRRFEEAFLAHQDFHAAAMRLHSGQRDARARVLQAVYEIDEARQARRRAQEMAMRDSLTGLYNRRFVEAELPVLLHRAAEKNTALSLAVLDLDFFKRINDTCSHGAGDRVLQKVADLISARAQILDGAFGARLGGEEFLFVMPGIDGAEAVAQMSRLRQAIREHDWRPVTGSLPVTTSIGVTSTRHGHGTATDLLHQADLFLYQSKANGRDRITSADDQPADPSR, from the coding sequence ATGCTGACTGAGGCCGAGCCGACGGAACGGGATGAGAATCGCCTGTCGGCGGCGATCGAGTCGATCGAGGAGCAGCCGCGCCTCGACCATGACCCGGCCGTCATGATCCTTCGGGTGCGTGACCTGCAGGCCGACGCCCGCCGCCTCGGCCGCCCGGATCTCCACCACCGAGCTCAGCTGATCATGGCCGACATGCGGGGCCGGCAAGGCGACCTCGCCGCCGCCGGCCGCATCGTTCACGACGTCCATGCCTGGGCCGTCGAGCGCCGGCACGCGCACCTGCTGGCGCTCAGCCACTGGCATCTGGCGTCCCTGTTCGCCCAGCTCGGTGACGCCACCAGCCAGCTGCAACACGCCGTCGGCGCGATGGAGTCGGTAAACGCCATGCCGGCACCCTCGGTGATGCTGCGTCTGCGCTGCACGATGGCACTGGCCGACGCCTACGGAGACTCCGGCGACTTCGCTTCGGCCCGGGAACGCTACGCGGAGTCCGAGCGGCTGGCGGTCGAGGTCGACGACATCCGGGCGCACACGACGATCCTGAACAACCTCGCCTACACCGAGCATCAGGCCGGCGACCTCACCGCGGCCACCCGAGCCGCGGACCGCATGCTCACCCTGGCTCACCGGCACGAGGTGAGACTCGACGACAGCACACTCGACACCGTGGCCAAGGTGTGGCTCGCGGCCGGCCGTCACACCGAGGCCATCGATCTCATCCGGCACACCCGCATCGACCGAACCGGCCCGGACGAGGACGCGAACTCCGTCGCCTCCTGTCTGGTCACCCTGGCCGAGGCGTACCGCCTCGTCGGCGAGCTCGACCAGGCGCACATGGCCCTGCAACGATGCCGAGTTCTCTGCACCGAACGAGGGCTCGCCGGTGTGGAACTCGAAGTGCTCCGCGAGTACGCGCAGCTGCTCGCCACCCAGAGACGTTTCGAGGAGGCGTTTCTGGCGCACCAGGACTTCCACGCCGCGGCGATGCGACTGCACTCGGGGCAACGTGACGCGCGTGCCCGTGTCCTGCAGGCCGTCTACGAGATCGACGAAGCCCGTCAGGCGCGACGCCGAGCGCAGGAGATGGCCATGCGTGATTCACTCACCGGCCTGTACAACCGACGTTTCGTCGAGGCGGAGTTGCCGGTGCTGCTGCACCGGGCCGCCGAGAAGAACACCGCGTTGTCGCTTGCCGTCCTGGACCTGGACTTCTTCAAACGCATCAACGACACGTGCTCCCACGGTGCCGGTGACCGGGTTCTGCAGAAGGTGGCCGACCTGATCAGCGCCCGCGCCCAGATTCTCGACGGCGCCTTCGGGGCCCGGCTGGGCGGCGAGGAGTTCCTGTTCGTCATGCCCGGCATCGACGGTGCCGAGGCCGTCGCGCAGATGAGCCGGCTGCGCCAGGCCATCCGCGAGCACGACTGGCGGCCGGTCACCGGTAGCCTGCCGGTGACCACCAGCATCGGTGTCACCAGCACCCGACACGGTCACGGCACGGCGACAGACCTGCTCCACCAGGCCGATCTATTCCTCTACCAGTCGAAGGCGAACGGCCGCGACCGGATCACCAGCGCCGATGATCAGCCGGCCGACCCCTCCAGGTGA
- a CDS encoding response regulator transcription factor — MGHRVLVVDDDPTVSDVVRRYLEQAGCEVELAADGADGLAAVAARRPDLVVLDLMMPGIDGLEVCRRLRRQLPELPVVMLTALGEEADRVLGLEVGADDYVTKPFSPRELVLRIRSVLRRTSGTGGPPAEPTMITDAELTVDTARRIAETGGMPLALTVREFDLLIFLMRHPGRVWSRTDLLEKVWGWQFGDQSTVTVHVRRLREKIEKDPAAPNRIRTVWGVGYRYDPLDGGAAA, encoded by the coding sequence ATGGGACATCGGGTGCTGGTGGTCGACGACGACCCCACGGTCAGTGACGTGGTCCGGCGCTATCTGGAGCAGGCCGGCTGTGAGGTCGAGCTGGCCGCCGACGGTGCCGACGGTCTGGCCGCGGTCGCCGCGCGCCGGCCCGACCTGGTGGTCCTGGATCTGATGATGCCCGGCATCGACGGCCTCGAGGTGTGCCGCCGGCTGCGGCGCCAACTGCCGGAGCTACCGGTCGTGATGCTCACCGCGCTCGGCGAGGAGGCCGACCGGGTCCTCGGGCTGGAGGTCGGCGCCGACGACTACGTGACCAAGCCGTTCTCGCCCCGTGAGCTGGTGCTGCGGATCCGCTCGGTGCTGCGCCGCACCTCCGGCACGGGCGGTCCGCCGGCCGAGCCGACGATGATCACCGACGCGGAGTTGACCGTCGACACGGCACGCCGGATCGCGGAGACCGGCGGCATGCCGCTGGCGCTGACCGTGCGGGAGTTCGACCTGCTGATCTTCCTGATGCGCCACCCGGGCCGGGTCTGGTCGCGCACCGATCTGCTGGAGAAGGTCTGGGGCTGGCAGTTCGGCGACCAGTCGACGGTGACCGTGCACGTGCGGCGCCTGCGGGAGAAGATCGAGAAGGATCCGGCCGCCCCGAACCGCATCCGCACCGTCTGGGGTGTCGGCTACCGGTACGACCCGCTCGACGGGGGCGCCGCCGCGTGA
- a CDS encoding sensor histidine kinase translates to MKDTLLIGLYALLAGGVVGLAGAGALKLMRGRSILVHVLVLIAVTVLAVVAGVATVAQAMFLSAHDLWVVLVTVTASALISLGVGAVFGSRLAAAAVWAQAARDRERHLEAGRRELVAWVSHDLRTPLAGLRAMAEALEDGIIADQATVDEYHRRIRVETDRMTQLVDDLFELSRINAGALRLMPTTVPLGEVVSDALAGVAPLAARRRIHLVAADSGWPVVRGGERELARIVSNLLINSVRYTPEDGTVQIAAGQEHGHVWLTVSDTCGGIPEPDLTRVFDVAFRGERARTPAAAGTGAGGGLGLAIVRGLVEAHGGRVGVRNIGHGCRFEVQLPA, encoded by the coding sequence GTGAAGGACACCCTGCTCATCGGGCTGTACGCGCTGCTCGCCGGCGGTGTCGTCGGGTTGGCCGGCGCGGGGGCGCTGAAGCTGATGCGCGGCCGGTCGATCCTGGTGCACGTGCTGGTGCTGATCGCGGTCACCGTGCTGGCCGTGGTCGCCGGTGTCGCCACGGTCGCCCAGGCCATGTTCCTGTCCGCGCACGACCTGTGGGTCGTGCTGGTCACGGTGACCGCGTCCGCGCTGATCAGCCTGGGGGTGGGTGCGGTCTTCGGCAGTCGGCTGGCCGCCGCCGCGGTGTGGGCGCAGGCGGCCCGCGACCGGGAACGCCATTTGGAGGCGGGGCGCCGGGAGCTGGTCGCCTGGGTGTCGCACGATCTGCGGACCCCGCTGGCCGGGCTGCGGGCGATGGCCGAGGCGCTGGAGGACGGCATCATCGCCGACCAGGCCACCGTCGACGAGTATCACCGGCGTATCCGGGTCGAGACCGACCGGATGACCCAGCTCGTCGACGACCTGTTCGAGCTGTCCCGCATCAACGCCGGTGCGCTGCGGCTGATGCCGACGACCGTACCGCTGGGCGAGGTGGTGTCCGACGCGCTGGCCGGTGTCGCGCCGCTGGCCGCCCGCCGCCGCATCCATCTGGTGGCCGCCGACAGCGGCTGGCCGGTCGTGCGGGGCGGGGAGCGGGAGCTCGCCCGGATCGTCAGCAACCTGCTGATCAACTCGGTGCGGTACACCCCGGAGGACGGCACCGTCCAGATCGCCGCCGGCCAGGAGCACGGTCACGTGTGGCTGACCGTCTCCGACACGTGCGGTGGCATCCCGGAGCCCGACCTGACGCGGGTCTTCGATGTCGCGTTCCGCGGTGAACGCGCCCGCACCCCGGCCGCGGCCGGGACCGGCGCCGGCGGGGGTCTCGGTCTGGCGATCGTGCGTGGCCTGGTCGAGGCGCACGGCGGCCGGGTGGGCGTCCGCAACATCGGTCACGGCTGCCGTTTCGAGGTACAGCTACCCGCTTGA
- a CDS encoding Ig-like domain-containing protein has translation MRRWMAGCAAMTAALAWTLTVAPQPAAAADDPVDVVVDGLDVRPDNVNGLPYKGLGLISANSTSNLLMDYKAEQPDRYRQMIDVLFGGDHPLINHVKVEMGSDTNNSTGADAATMRTATELADATRSPGFQLAADAKAVNPRLKVSILRWTMPYWVQTAWSAGTGRDEMYKWYKETILDAYQKYGYMVDYVNPDTNETGTPDIGFIKYWKNAVVTDTDFADPRYGIPAEQQAAVADAYHKIKIVASDENQTKNIGPALLDDPALFEIVDAVGYHYNTDDRYDGATTSNTYEPYTKLATVRDKEVWYSEGVGSFGFTDYRVNNNEGPGGASTGIGGLQSALDLANRSVKGYHRSKRTHYIFQPAIGSFYEGAQYSHKELLSARDPWSGSIHYDAAIHVMQHFTRFATTGWENDTNTAGIWRTVPEASYSGVSGTENIDGSNGAASYLTLAAPDRTDFSTIAVNDSDLTKTYRLKAENMNLGAEPTVQVWETRAAHYMRKVDTLQPDGDGHYVYQVPPRSIVTFTTLDTAAAQPLPETRPRTVLDTDDTGKTHDTRDQMLYADDFAYAQEAPSYLASRGGEPRYLVDQTGAWQGDGGVLYQLMDQSMKDTAAWNRTTPNTLVGDFRWQNYRASVDVLPDPAGGTAGIGVRQQTGMTADSAAYLLRVNRAGAWTFARHGTTIAAGTGTAADSHHLTIEARGATITAFVDGTRVHTYVDPAPELAGRVNLSSDFYRTGFDNLKIEKIKGFSPYAETLVDNMDGALAYTGTWSHKAAAGDAMDWHRSTSTSSAAGSTVTVGFTGTGLDLIGGNTGTATLDVTVDGVPLAAATPTRSTGKRQATYTLRGLADGPHTATFTLRGGTLVLDAVTAISGAVDGPVSTTPIRDALTAVGDPVEADWSPQTWAVFAATREQARTALPGLPGLDTVGVTQIAARLTAAADNLRPADVTDTRRDLGLAGAVRTSGNLPATVTIDGQAYEVTWTPASRATTRTAYTTVSVEGWTNDAYVDGRKQAFTARYEVVPPSLAYYIDSGLAAGQSSPQFQAVAGSVPELRNGTADQISATADTWGYVNDGITVKGGTDPADKFSTGSWAGSNKTIRYRLPLEPGDYVLTAGFTEWWAQTRPMSQTVTVGGTTVTGTPISLSSGSTRATGTVPFTVTTPTVVTYTVAKTGSQDPVISWLAVARRTVAVSGPAEVTPGDRITLSAVSSPVPDQAVTWQSSDPTVATVSADGVVTGADYGTVTITATATALTSGTHQVTVVPAAWSAETVYVTGNRVRQDGRDHVAQWWTRGQKPGTSPWGAWAEIGAPVTCGDGVVPAWTTSWIYTGGETVHHDGHRWQAKWWTRNQEPGAPYGPWQDAGVC, from the coding sequence ATGAGACGGTGGATGGCAGGCTGCGCCGCGATGACGGCGGCACTGGCGTGGACGCTGACGGTGGCGCCACAACCGGCGGCCGCCGCGGACGACCCGGTCGACGTGGTCGTCGACGGCCTCGACGTCCGTCCGGACAACGTGAACGGCCTGCCCTACAAGGGGCTCGGCCTGATCAGCGCCAACAGCACCAGCAACCTGCTGATGGACTACAAGGCCGAGCAGCCCGACCGCTACCGGCAGATGATCGACGTGCTGTTCGGTGGTGACCACCCGCTGATCAACCACGTCAAGGTGGAGATGGGCTCGGACACCAACAACTCCACCGGCGCCGACGCCGCGACCATGCGCACCGCCACCGAGCTCGCCGACGCCACCCGCTCCCCCGGCTTCCAGCTCGCCGCCGACGCCAAGGCCGTCAACCCTCGGCTGAAGGTGTCGATCCTGCGCTGGACCATGCCCTACTGGGTGCAGACCGCATGGAGCGCCGGTACCGGCCGGGACGAGATGTACAAGTGGTACAAGGAGACCATTCTCGACGCGTACCAGAAGTACGGCTACATGGTCGACTACGTCAATCCGGACACCAACGAGACCGGCACCCCGGACATCGGATTCATCAAGTACTGGAAGAACGCCGTCGTCACCGACACCGACTTCGCCGACCCCCGGTACGGCATCCCCGCCGAACAGCAGGCAGCGGTCGCCGACGCGTACCACAAGATCAAGATTGTCGCCTCGGACGAGAACCAGACCAAGAACATCGGACCGGCGCTGCTCGACGACCCGGCCCTGTTCGAGATCGTCGACGCGGTCGGGTACCACTACAACACCGACGACCGCTACGACGGCGCCACCACGAGCAACACCTATGAGCCGTACACGAAGCTGGCGACCGTCCGCGACAAGGAGGTCTGGTACAGCGAAGGCGTCGGCTCGTTCGGGTTCACCGACTACCGGGTCAACAACAACGAGGGCCCCGGCGGCGCGAGCACCGGCATCGGCGGCCTGCAGAGCGCCCTCGACCTGGCCAACCGCAGCGTCAAGGGCTACCACCGGTCGAAGCGCACCCACTACATCTTCCAGCCGGCGATCGGCTCGTTCTACGAGGGCGCCCAGTACAGCCACAAGGAGCTGCTCAGCGCCCGCGACCCGTGGTCCGGCAGCATCCACTACGACGCCGCGATCCACGTGATGCAGCACTTCACCAGGTTCGCCACCACCGGCTGGGAGAACGACACCAACACCGCCGGCATCTGGCGCACCGTCCCCGAGGCCAGCTACAGCGGGGTCAGCGGCACCGAGAACATCGACGGCTCCAACGGCGCGGCCAGCTACCTGACCCTCGCCGCGCCGGACCGCACCGACTTCTCCACCATCGCCGTCAACGACAGTGACCTCACCAAGACCTACCGCCTCAAGGCCGAGAACATGAACCTCGGCGCCGAACCCACCGTCCAGGTCTGGGAGACCCGCGCCGCCCACTACATGCGCAAGGTCGACACCCTGCAGCCGGACGGCGACGGCCACTACGTCTATCAGGTGCCGCCACGGTCGATCGTCACCTTCACCACCCTCGACACCGCCGCCGCGCAACCACTGCCCGAGACGCGGCCGCGCACGGTCCTGGACACCGACGACACCGGCAAGACCCACGACACCCGAGACCAGATGTTGTACGCCGACGACTTCGCCTACGCCCAGGAGGCCCCGTCGTACCTGGCCTCGCGCGGCGGTGAACCGCGCTACCTGGTCGACCAGACCGGCGCCTGGCAGGGCGACGGCGGCGTCCTGTACCAGCTGATGGACCAGTCGATGAAGGACACCGCCGCCTGGAACCGCACCACCCCCAACACCCTGGTCGGCGACTTCCGCTGGCAGAACTACCGGGCGAGCGTCGACGTGCTCCCCGACCCGGCCGGCGGCACCGCCGGAATCGGAGTGCGCCAGCAGACCGGCATGACCGCCGACAGCGCCGCCTACCTGCTGCGCGTCAACCGAGCGGGCGCCTGGACCTTCGCCCGGCACGGCACCACCATCGCCGCCGGCACCGGGACCGCCGCCGACTCCCACCACCTCACGATCGAGGCCCGGGGCGCGACCATCACCGCGTTCGTCGACGGCACCCGGGTGCACACCTACGTCGACCCGGCACCCGAACTCGCCGGACGCGTCAACCTGTCCAGCGACTTCTACCGCACCGGGTTCGACAATCTCAAGATCGAGAAGATCAAGGGCTTCTCGCCGTACGCCGAAACGCTCGTCGACAACATGGACGGCGCGCTGGCGTACACCGGCACGTGGAGTCACAAAGCCGCGGCCGGTGACGCGATGGACTGGCACCGGTCGACGTCCACCAGCAGCGCCGCCGGCTCCACCGTCACCGTCGGATTCACCGGCACCGGCCTCGACCTGATCGGCGGCAACACCGGCACCGCCACCCTCGACGTCACCGTCGACGGCGTACCCCTGGCCGCCGCCACACCCACCCGCAGCACCGGCAAGCGGCAGGCGACGTACACCCTGCGGGGTCTCGCCGACGGCCCGCACACCGCGACGTTCACGCTGCGCGGGGGCACGCTGGTCCTCGACGCCGTCACCGCGATCTCCGGCGCCGTCGACGGACCCGTCTCCACCACCCCGATCCGCGACGCCCTGACCGCCGTCGGCGACCCGGTCGAAGCCGACTGGTCACCGCAGACCTGGGCGGTGTTCGCCGCCACCCGCGAGCAGGCCCGGACCGCGCTGCCCGGCCTGCCCGGCCTGGACACCGTCGGCGTCACCCAGATCGCGGCCCGGCTCACCGCCGCCGCGGACAACCTGCGGCCCGCCGACGTCACCGACACCCGCCGCGACCTCGGCCTCGCCGGAGCCGTCCGGACCAGCGGAAACCTGCCCGCCACGGTCACCATCGACGGCCAGGCGTACGAGGTCACCTGGACCCCGGCCAGCCGCGCCACCACCCGCACCGCCTACACCACGGTGTCTGTCGAGGGCTGGACGAACGACGCCTACGTCGACGGCCGCAAACAGGCGTTCACCGCCCGCTACGAGGTGGTCCCGCCGTCGCTCGCCTACTACATCGACTCGGGGCTGGCCGCCGGGCAGAGTTCACCCCAGTTCCAGGCGGTCGCCGGGTCCGTCCCCGAACTGCGCAACGGCACCGCCGACCAGATTTCGGCAACCGCCGACACCTGGGGATACGTCAACGACGGCATCACCGTCAAGGGCGGCACCGACCCGGCCGACAAGTTCTCCACCGGCTCCTGGGCGGGCAGCAACAAGACGATCCGCTACCGGCTGCCGCTCGAACCCGGCGACTACGTGCTGACCGCCGGATTCACCGAGTGGTGGGCACAGACCCGGCCGATGTCTCAGACCGTCACGGTCGGCGGCACCACGGTGACCGGCACCCCGATCAGTCTCTCCTCCGGCAGCACCCGGGCCACCGGAACCGTGCCGTTCACCGTCACCACCCCGACGGTCGTCACCTACACCGTCGCCAAGACCGGCTCCCAGGACCCGGTGATCAGCTGGCTCGCCGTCGCCCGCCGCACCGTCGCCGTCAGCGGCCCGGCCGAGGTCACCCCCGGCGACCGGATCACCCTGTCGGCCGTCTCCTCCCCCGTGCCCGACCAGGCGGTCACCTGGCAGTCGTCGGACCCCACCGTCGCCACCGTCTCCGCCGACGGTGTGGTCACCGGCGCCGACTACGGAACCGTGACCATCACAGCCACCGCGACCGCGCTGACCTCCGGAACGCACCAGGTCACCGTGGTGCCGGCGGCCTGGTCGGCGGAGACGGTCTACGTCACCGGCAATCGGGTCCGGCAGGACGGCCGCGACCACGTCGCCCAGTGGTGGACCCGGGGACAGAAACCGGGAACCTCGCCATGGGGTGCCTGGGCCGAGATCGGTGCCCCGGTCACCTGCGGGGACGGCGTCGTCCCGGCCTGGACCACGTCGTGGATCTACACCGGCGGCGAGACCGTCCACCACGACGGGCACCGGTGGCAGGCGAAGTGGTGGACCCGCAATCAGGAACCCGGCGCACCGTACGGCCCCTGGCAGGACGCGGGCGTCTGCTGA